The following proteins come from a genomic window of Triticum aestivum cultivar Chinese Spring chromosome 6A, IWGSC CS RefSeq v2.1, whole genome shotgun sequence:
- the LOC123132579 gene encoding uncharacterized protein: protein MTVPEAVALDIPAEEGSPVARVPRRIRRRLLQARESSADAPATAGEIEAKLRDAQLRRQQFHETLSCKARHAVRSTSQPSQEEDPKQRLEAKLVAAKQKRLSLLEKEQNRLAKLDELRQAAKKDAEMRFNREREELGMRVEHRVQQAEENRIQLLHARLQRRAALEERTKKFFGQRVTSENKYRETTVVLAAAFDVLGINQESANSLPFEKLALCIESTKVLQTARALLDCLESCFILSETSSSCTPENIDHLLKHLGSPNTRILPSSAARARVTPKRTTKNSDAGKLPRYSPRVVLCAYMILGHPGAVFNVQGEREKLLVESATNFVKEFELLMKTILDGLDGACILQQSTLGAVSPGSSNNQECSSIAADRTKFRSQLASFDKAWCAYLYHFVVWKAKDAKSLEEDLVTAACKLELSMMQTCKLTTEGMSDSLNYTNINSTAIQKQVMVDQKLLREKVWHLGGEAGIERMELALSETRSKFIGAKENRSPLATSDANVASLSGQSLLSDTKDNLGKDGERLGRVVQSLSKASSSTSQSNTRDNGGQMSSTGSGELPIENELVGYLLKASPSPSGSNSGDKVISSQMSRTVPEKLPTDNEQMVNEILHGSFSDSSDDVGKVEGDFKAQVRETMEKAFWDVVVDSMKGDTPDYSYLVNLVNEVRDALHQMASKGWKEEITNNINLEILSQVLESSTQGTQYLGQILQYSLGMLRKLSSPAKEEEMKISHDKLLNELIGHSDSHDRDPNAFVIAVIKGLRFTMEELKALQSEVSRARIQLLKPIIKGSGGVEYLQKAFADRYGSRSNALVSLTSTIQWISTSKDMVEEEWNEYVSSLQILPASDNVQPLVTTLRAGRGTPDQQQSTVPVAGSTEILPECSGETIDRLVRIGLLQLISRMEGMERKSVPETFKLNWLRLRGVQSQFQQVIVIATSMLVQRQVLMSEDSKATPSELENSTLELFNTLAELLDSFSDVGMDQIIEVMVRSSTSAGPCSDEMVENRKQILSRVFLKSLQTDDTVFRKVSRSVHCAFRAVTLGGNGTKGRKLAEAALGRIGATKLTDRVVKAAEVLIKVATISEQVHGPWYSHLL from the exons CAATTCCATGAAACATTATCATGCAAAGCAAGACATGCAGTCAGGAGCACTTCACAGCCATCTCAGGAGGAGGATCCCAAGCAACGCCTTGAAGCAAAGCTTGTGGCTGCTAAGCAGAAGAG GTTGAGCCTCCTGGAGAAAGAGCAGAATCGTTTAGCTAAACTGGATGAGCTGCGTCAGGCTGCTAAGAAGGATGCAGAAATGAGGTTCAACAGGGAAAGGGAGGAGCTTGGCATGAGAGTTGAGCATCGGGTACAGCAAGCAGAGGAGAACCGTATTCAACTCTTGCATGCTCGTTTGCAGAGGCGAGCTGCGCTGGAGGAGAGGACAAAAAAGTTCTTTGGGCAAAGAGTGACATCAGAGAATAAGTACAGGGAGACAACAGTGGTGTTGGCTGCGGCCTTTGACGTGCTGGGAATAAATCAGGAATCTGCTAATTCTCTGCCATTTGAAAAACTAGCCCTCTGTATTGAATCTACAAAAGTTCTTCAGACCGCCAGGGCATTGCTTGATTGCTTGGAGAGTTGTTTTATTCTTTCTGAGACATCAAGTTCATGCACACCAGAAAATATCGATCATCTGCTCAAGCACCTGGGATCACCAAATACGAGAATCCTACCAAGTAGTGCAGCAAGAGCTAGAGTAACACCAAAAAGGACAACTAAAAATTCTGACGCTGGCAAGTTACCTAGATATTCACCAAGGGTAGTGCTTTGTGCTTACATGATTCTAGGTCATCCAGGGGCTGTTTTTAATGTACAAGGCGAGCGAGAGAAACTACTTGTGGAGTCAGCAACAAACTTTGTGAAGGAATTTGAACTGCTGATGAAGACAATACTTGATGGGTTAGATGGTGCATGCATATTGCAGCAGTCTACATTAGGTGCAGTCTCTCCTGGATCTTCTAATAACCAGGAGTGTTCTTCAATTGCTGCTGATCGAACAAAATTCAGATCTCAGCTGGCTTCTTTTGATAAAGCTTGGTGTGCTTATCTTTACCACTTTGTGGTGTGGAAAGCAAAAGATGCCAAGTCGCTAGAGGAAGATCTCGTGACAGCTGCATGCAAGCTTGAGCTCTCAATGATGCAAACATGCAAATTAACTACTGAAGGCATGTCAGATAGCCTTAATTATACTAATATTAATTCAACAGCCATCCAGAAACAG GTTATGGTAGACCAGAAACTTTTAAGGGAGAAGGTTTGGCACCTAGGTGGTGAAGCTGGTATTGAGAGGATGGAACTTGCTTTATCAGAAACAAGGTCAAAGTTCATTGGAGCCAAGGAAAATAGGAGCCCCTTGGCAACATCAGATGCAAATGTCGCATCTCTTTCTGGACAGTCTCTTCTTTCTGACACCAAAGATAATTTGGGTAAGGATGGTGAAAGGCTAGGTAGAGTTGTTCAATCTTTGTCCAAGGCTTCTTCTTCAACGTCTCAAAGTAACACTAGAGACAATGGTGGTCAAATGAGCAGCACAGGGTCAGGAGAGCTGCCAATAGAGAATGAGCTTGTCGGATATTTGTTGAAAGCTTCCCCTTCACCATCTGGAAGTAACTCAGGAGACAAGGTCATCAGCAGCCAAATGAGCAGAACGGTGCCAGAAAAGCTGCCAACAGATAATGAACAAATGGTCAATGAGATTTTGCATGGTTCTTTTTCTGATAGCTCTGATGACGTTGGTAAAGTTGAGGGGGATTTCAAG GCACAAGTTAGGGAAACAATGGAGAAAGCTTTCTGGGATGTGGTTGTGGATTCAATGAAAGGAGACACACCAGATTACAGTTATCTGGTCAACCTAGTAAACGAAGTCAGGGATGCATTGCACCAGATGGCCAGTAAAGGGTGGAAAGAAGAAATAACAAACAATATTAACCTTGAAATATTGTCCCAG GTACTTGAGTCGAGCACCCAGGGCACACAATATTTGGGGCAGATTCTGCAGTACTCTCTGGGCATGCTGCGTAAATTATCTTCTCCCGCAAAGGAAGAAGAAATGAAGATCAGTCATGACAAATTATTGAACGAATTGATCGGACACTCTGATTCTCATGATAGAGATCCAAATGCATTTGTAATAGCTGTCATCAAGGGCTTGCGGTTCACTATGGAAGAGTTAAAG GCTCTTCAGTCTGAAGTCAGTAGAGCACGAATCCAACTATTGAAACCAATTATAAAGGGCTCAGGTGGGGTCGAGTACCTGCAGAAAGCTTTTGCCGATCGCTATGGATCCCGTTCCAATGCATTAGTGTCTCTCACTTCAACTATTCAGTGGATTTCTACCTCAAAGGATATGGTAGAAGAAGAATGGAATGAATATGTCAGCTCCTTACAGATCCTGCCTGCATCAGACAAT GTTCAGCCATTGGTTACGACCCTCCGAGCTGGTCGTGGAACTCCAGATCAGCAACAATCTACAGTGCCTGTAGCAG GAAGTACAGAGATCCTACCAGAGTGCTCGGGAGAAACGATCGACAGGCTAGTAAGGATTGGGCTGTTACAGCTTATCAGCAGGATGGAGGGCATGGAAAGAAAATCAGTACCCGAAACATTTAAGCTCAACTGGTTGAGGTTGCGTGGTGTCCAGAGTCAGTTCCAACAAGTGATTGTTATCGCAACAAG CATGCTTGTCCAGCGTCAAGTATTGATGAGTGAGGACTCAAAGGCCACTCCCTCAGAACTGGAAAATTCTACCTTGGAACTGTTCAACACGCTTGCAGAGCTACTAGACAGTTTTTCTGATGTTGGCATGGATCAGATCATCGAGGTGATGGTCCGTTCGTCGACCTCGGCCGGCCCTTGTTCGGATGAAATGGTTGAGAACAGGAAGCAGATATTGAGCAGGGTCTTCCTCAAAAGCCTCCAGACTGATGACACTGTCTTCAGGAAGGTGTCTCGATCTGTTCACTGCGCGTTCCGTGCAGTCACCCTAGGTGGCAACGGGACGAAGGGCAGGAAACTCGCCGAGGCGGCCCTGGGGCGCATCGGGGCGACAAAGCTCACCGACCGCGTAGTGAAGGCAGCTGAGGTGCTGATCAAAGTAGCAACAATATCAGAGCAGGTTCATGGCCCGTGGTACAGTCATCTCCTCTAA